In a single window of the Candidatus Stygibacter australis genome:
- a CDS encoding glycogen-binding domain-containing protein: MKKKLILFVVLLSTCLLFSSVKELNDGIEFSYYAPDAGSVTVAGSFNDWNTTANPMVKDADGNWKIVIALPEGSHMYKYVVDGNWLVDDDNPNAAEDGYGGSNSLVDVATGGMVTKDVQVAKKPSAVNPKVYFDGRYYVLNNMKKGDTSRYLLDKPYHDLNLGILVKLNENMEGYTVLNINNTTEGVEMWKTHLNYKRTYMHLDADYLNIYAFDNVGEVSFNDPLQIVGGQGLYNYNFGYGYRGVKFFTGNNKIAYLSHLPIDIKLEAFAADQIGDAERDVEAARIQLGYDFLTSVFMNKIWLGSSFYNSRVNSQYNHTFNDSLSYSGDIVDKNPIWEIDAKLTSTYSQPGWQGSMDFSLAYEHYDFENNKEYRDFGDSNFITEKEFVWQDGTKDHFCWKMKFPQALTLGGFFQWNTVNLHYEEFPDTVLVLPSTVVSEAEFKRSKFALNASFEKDNLKVEAGFKRWQTEYPDSVASWNDYYRFMERTDGNGKWYQTYNELDFAQYLLMGYETGLLWNLKLSYDWWKLNAEYEVNIAQIDFFFSPQLIENFVRLNYDISSHWKICTDTRIPMYNSDFLGLITDFGNDEDVFVDLYAALKYHLKDNVWIALSYGVSPDVINDVTDEFYNGGRFEYLEEYSELDGYLHNTYYEFGEKIRQAEDALSKDDRISLEAVIKF, translated from the coding sequence ATGAAAAAGAAATTAATATTATTTGTTGTTTTACTTTCCACTTGTTTACTGTTCAGTAGTGTGAAAGAGCTCAATGACGGTATAGAATTCAGTTATTATGCCCCTGATGCAGGTTCAGTAACAGTAGCAGGAAGTTTTAATGACTGGAACACAACTGCAAACCCGATGGTCAAAGATGCTGATGGCAATTGGAAGATCGTGATAGCATTACCGGAAGGAAGCCATATGTATAAATATGTGGTGGATGGTAACTGGCTGGTAGATGATGATAATCCAAACGCAGCAGAAGATGGTTATGGCGGGTCTAATTCTTTAGTGGATGTGGCGACTGGTGGTATGGTTACCAAAGATGTTCAGGTAGCAAAAAAACCTTCTGCAGTAAATCCCAAAGTATATTTTGATGGTCGCTATTACGTGCTCAATAACATGAAAAAAGGTGATACCAGCCGATATTTGCTTGATAAACCTTATCATGACCTCAATCTTGGTATCCTGGTGAAATTAAATGAAAATATGGAAGGATATACAGTTCTGAATATTAATAATACCACTGAAGGTGTGGAAATGTGGAAGACGCATCTCAATTATAAGCGAACCTATATGCATCTTGATGCTGATTATTTGAATATTTATGCTTTTGATAATGTGGGTGAAGTCAGTTTTAATGACCCGCTCCAGATAGTTGGGGGGCAGGGATTATATAACTACAATTTTGGATATGGTTACAGGGGTGTAAAATTCTTTACCGGCAATAATAAGATCGCTTATTTAAGTCATCTTCCCATAGATATCAAGCTGGAAGCCTTTGCAGCTGACCAGATTGGAGATGCAGAACGTGATGTGGAAGCCGCACGGATCCAGCTGGGATATGATTTTTTGACATCGGTTTTTATGAATAAAATATGGCTGGGCAGCTCCTTTTATAACAGCCGCGTAAATAGCCAGTATAACCACACATTTAATGATTCATTATCCTATTCAGGAGATATTGTTGATAAAAATCCTATCTGGGAGATTGACGCAAAATTAACTTCTACTTATTCACAACCGGGCTGGCAGGGTAGTATGGACTTTTCTCTTGCCTATGAGCATTATGACTTTGAAAATAATAAAGAATATCGTGATTTTGGAGATTCCAATTTCATAACGGAAAAAGAATTCGTCTGGCAGGATGGTACTAAGGATCATTTCTGCTGGAAGATGAAATTTCCCCAAGCTCTTACTTTAGGCGGATTTTTCCAATGGAATACTGTAAACCTTCATTATGAAGAATTTCCTGATACAGTACTGGTTCTACCATCTACTGTAGTAAGTGAAGCAGAATTCAAACGAAGCAAATTCGCTTTAAATGCCAGTTTCGAGAAAGATAACCTGAAAGTAGAAGCTGGCTTTAAACGCTGGCAGACAGAATATCCTGACAGCGTTGCCTCCTGGAATGATTATTACCGTTTTATGGAACGCACTGATGGCAATGGCAAATGGTATCAAACCTATAACGAACTTGATTTTGCCCAATATTTGCTGATGGGATATGAAACCGGTTTATTGTGGAACCTGAAATTAAGTTATGACTGGTGGAAGCTGAATGCCGAATACGAAGTAAATATTGCCCAGATTGATTTCTTCTTTAGTCCTCAGCTGATAGAAAACTTTGTGCGGCTTAATTATGATATCAGCAGTCACTGGAAAATCTGCACAGATACCCGTATTCCCATGTATAATAGTGATTTCCTGGGTCTTATAACAGATTTTGGGAATGATGAAGATGTATTTGTAGATCTATACGCTGCCTTGAAGTATCATTTAAAGGATAATGTCTGGATAGCGCTCAGTTATGGCGTAAGCCCTGATGTGATCAATGATGTTACAGATGAATTCTATAATGGTGGCAGATTTGAGTATCTGGAAGAATACAGTGAACTGGATGGCTATCTGCATAACACTTATTATGAATTTGGCGAAAAGATCCGTCAGGCAGAGGATGCACTTTCAAAGGATGACA